A stretch of Bradyrhizobium sp. CCBAU 53338 DNA encodes these proteins:
- a CDS encoding MFS transporter: protein MATFAGLVPVAVTHAGHMTTSPHATSPRAIPKSASTPPHLAVVLFSLAMGGFAIGTTEFASMSLLPFFAADLHIDEPTAGHAISAYALGVVLGAPLIAVLGAKFARRTQLLALMAVFALGNALTALAPSFGSMVAARFLSGLPHGAYFGIAALVAASLVPQHRRSRVVGQVMLGLTVATIIGVPLANLIGQSVGWRASFGLVSVLALLTVLLCALFAPRDQAGRSDPLRELGALRSRRVWTTLAISAIGFGGMFAVYTYLATTLIEVTKVSTEVIPFFLAIFGIGATLGNLVVPRFADRALMPTAGAILVFAAAALLAFPVVAGNPWLLAIDIFAIGASVALGAVLQTRLMDVAGDAQALAAALNHSAFNTANALGPFLGGLAIRQGLGWTSTGPVGAALAVLGFLIWIVAWRDTGPAPVERVSGSDTAPRETAPLKQAPPLAPRERSRPKEPVA from the coding sequence ATGGCGACGTTCGCTGGGCTGGTTCCCGTTGCCGTCACCCATGCAGGACACATGACGACCTCGCCTCACGCGACCTCGCCACGCGCGATACCGAAATCGGCTTCCACGCCCCCTCATCTCGCCGTCGTCCTGTTCTCGCTCGCGATGGGCGGCTTTGCGATCGGGACCACCGAATTCGCATCGATGAGCCTGCTGCCGTTCTTCGCGGCCGATCTTCATATCGACGAGCCGACAGCCGGACACGCCATCAGCGCCTACGCGCTCGGCGTGGTGCTGGGCGCGCCGCTGATTGCCGTGCTCGGCGCCAAGTTCGCCCGGCGCACGCAGCTCTTGGCGCTGATGGCCGTGTTCGCGCTCGGCAACGCCCTGACCGCGCTGGCGCCCAGCTTTGGTTCGATGGTCGCCGCCCGCTTCCTCTCGGGCCTGCCGCACGGCGCCTATTTCGGCATCGCCGCGCTGGTCGCGGCCTCGCTCGTTCCGCAACACCGCCGCTCGCGGGTGGTCGGCCAGGTCATGCTGGGCCTGACCGTCGCCACCATCATCGGCGTGCCGCTGGCCAATCTGATCGGCCAGTCGGTCGGCTGGCGCGCGAGCTTTGGCCTCGTGTCGGTCTTGGCCCTGCTCACGGTTCTGCTGTGCGCGCTGTTCGCGCCGCGCGACCAGGCAGGCCGGTCGGATCCGCTGCGCGAGCTCGGCGCGCTGAGGAGCCGTCGCGTCTGGACGACGCTCGCGATCAGCGCCATCGGCTTCGGCGGCATGTTCGCCGTCTACACTTATCTCGCGACGACGTTGATCGAGGTCACCAAGGTCAGCACCGAGGTCATCCCGTTCTTCCTGGCGATCTTCGGCATCGGCGCCACGCTCGGCAATCTGGTCGTGCCGCGCTTCGCCGACCGCGCGCTGATGCCGACGGCTGGCGCCATCCTGGTGTTTGCAGCCGCGGCGCTGCTGGCCTTTCCTGTTGTCGCCGGCAATCCCTGGCTGCTCGCGATCGACATCTTCGCGATCGGCGCCAGCGTCGCGCTCGGCGCCGTCCTGCAGACACGGCTGATGGACGTTGCTGGAGATGCACAGGCGCTTGCCGCCGCGCTCAACCATTCGGCGTTCAACACCGCCAATGCGCTCGGCCCGTTCCTCGGCGGCCTCGCCATTCGCCAGGGTCTGGGCTGGACTTCCACCGGCCCGGTCGGCGCCGCCCTGGCGGTCCTCGGCTTTCTGATCTGGATCGTCGCCTGGCGCGACACCGGCCCCGCACCGGTCGAGCGCGTCTCAGGCAGCGACACTGCGCCACGCGAAACTGCTCCGCTGAAGCAGGCACCGCCGCTGGCACCGCGCGAGCGAAGCCGTCCCAAGGAACCGGTGGCTTGA
- a CDS encoding aspartate/glutamate racemase family protein, which yields MKLRGGFTNYGETIGVLMLDTRFPRPRGDIGNARSYDFPIRYKIVRGAHATRIMGDHPDPNLLDPFIVAARELESEGVKAITTSCGFLAPFQKQLAAAVNIPVFTSSLIQAPLIHAMLPPGKVIGIFTERGHHMNDGHFRGVGWSQNDIPVQVQGMKPDAQFPATYILGREELDTDVLRAEMIEMTEAFMASCTNPGAILFECTNMCPFSKDVAEVSNLPVFDINTLINFFYRAANPVPFLN from the coding sequence ATGAAACTCCGCGGCGGCTTCACGAATTACGGCGAGACCATCGGCGTGCTGATGCTCGACACGCGATTTCCCCGCCCACGCGGAGACATCGGAAACGCGCGCTCCTATGACTTTCCCATACGTTACAAGATCGTGCGCGGCGCCCACGCGACCAGGATCATGGGCGATCATCCCGATCCAAACCTGCTCGATCCGTTCATCGTCGCCGCCCGCGAACTGGAGTCGGAGGGCGTCAAGGCGATCACGACGAGCTGCGGCTTCCTCGCGCCGTTCCAGAAGCAGCTCGCCGCCGCGGTGAACATCCCGGTGTTCACCTCGAGCCTGATCCAGGCGCCGCTGATCCACGCCATGCTGCCACCGGGCAAGGTCATCGGCATCTTTACGGAACGCGGCCATCACATGAACGACGGGCATTTCCGCGGCGTCGGCTGGTCGCAGAACGATATCCCCGTTCAAGTCCAGGGCATGAAGCCCGACGCGCAATTTCCCGCGACCTACATTCTCGGCCGAGAGGAGCTGGACACCGACGTGCTGCGCGCCGAGATGATCGAAATGACGGAAGCCTTCATGGCGTCGTGCACGAATCCCGGCGCAATCCTGTTCGAGTGCACCAACATGTGCCCGTTCTCGAAGGACGTCGCCGAGGTCTCGAACCTGCCGGTGTTCGACATCAACACCTTGATCAACTTCTTCTATCGAGCGGCCAATCCGGTGCCGTTCCTGAACTGA
- a CDS encoding transporter substrate-binding domain-containing protein: MNRRDALTTVALAGAAMAAAGSAKADTAPTSTLDRIKKTGVLRIAVIAGQDPYFHKDLATNQWSGACIDMANDIAGKLGAKVETLESTWGNQILDLQADKIDLAFAVNPTPERSLVIDFSTPILVHSFTVITKKGFAKPQTWSELNKPDVKIAVDIGSTHETIARRYCPKAEILGFKTRDEAILAVSTGRADCNVSLAVLSIFTLKKNPTLGDLAIPRPILTLPTNLGIRAEADRRYKDFLSAWADYNRSLGQTREWLLKAYQTVGLSADDIPGEVQF, encoded by the coding sequence ATGAACCGCAGGGACGCACTCACCACCGTCGCGCTGGCGGGCGCCGCAATGGCCGCAGCCGGCTCAGCCAAGGCCGACACCGCGCCGACCTCCACGCTCGATCGCATCAAGAAGACCGGCGTGCTGCGGATCGCGGTCATCGCCGGCCAGGACCCCTATTTCCACAAGGACCTCGCCACCAATCAATGGTCGGGCGCCTGCATCGACATGGCGAACGACATCGCGGGCAAGCTGGGTGCCAAGGTCGAGACGCTGGAATCGACCTGGGGCAACCAGATCCTCGACCTGCAGGCCGACAAGATCGACCTCGCCTTCGCCGTGAACCCGACGCCGGAGCGTTCGCTCGTCATCGACTTCTCAACCCCGATCCTGGTGCACTCCTTCACCGTCATCACCAAGAAGGGCTTTGCCAAGCCGCAGACCTGGTCCGAGCTCAACAAGCCCGACGTCAAGATCGCCGTCGACATCGGCTCGACGCACGAGACCATCGCGCGCCGCTACTGCCCGAAGGCCGAAATCCTCGGCTTCAAGACCCGCGACGAGGCGATCCTCGCGGTGTCGACCGGCCGCGCCGACTGCAACGTCTCGCTCGCGGTGCTGTCGATCTTCACGCTGAAGAAGAATCCGACGCTCGGCGATCTCGCGATCCCGCGGCCGATCCTGACGCTGCCGACCAATCTCGGCATCCGCGCCGAGGCCGACCGCCGCTACAAGGATTTCCTCAGCGCCTGGGCCGACTACAACCGTTCGCTCGGCCAGACCCGCGAATGGCTGCTGAAGGCCTATCAAACCGTCGGCCTCAGCGCGGACGACATTCCGGGCGAAGTGCAGTTCTAG
- a CDS encoding NAD(P)-dependent oxidoreductase, producing MRAVFVDANDTLAAVTEKLLSAAKLPVGIIRNPSIKPDDLPALLGDAEIMIVDHTAVPSAIAATCAGLKHVVFLGTGARSYMNPEELAELGIAVHTIKGYGDTAVAECAIALMWASAKSFGEMDRGMREGNWLRRDAVQLTGKTLGLIGFGGIAAEAARMAAGCGMKVIAWNRTPKTHPGVEFVSLEKLLAESHVVSLHLLLNDETKGFLSRERIAQMRKGSILINTARGAIVDEDAMLDALRSGHIAHAGLDVFTVEPLPAGHPLTKLPNVTLSAHSAFRTPEASDNLIGAALDHCRRIIATGK from the coding sequence GTGCGTGCTGTTTTTGTCGATGCCAACGACACCCTGGCTGCGGTCACCGAGAAGCTGCTCTCCGCCGCGAAGCTGCCGGTCGGCATCATCAGAAATCCCTCCATCAAGCCCGACGATCTCCCCGCCTTGCTCGGCGATGCCGAGATCATGATCGTCGACCATACGGCGGTGCCATCCGCGATTGCGGCGACGTGCGCCGGGCTGAAGCATGTCGTCTTCCTCGGCACCGGCGCGCGCAGCTACATGAATCCGGAAGAGCTTGCTGAGCTCGGCATCGCCGTCCACACCATCAAGGGCTATGGCGACACGGCGGTGGCCGAATGCGCAATCGCGCTGATGTGGGCATCTGCCAAGAGCTTTGGCGAGATGGATCGCGGCATGCGCGAAGGCAACTGGCTGCGCCGCGACGCCGTGCAGCTCACCGGCAAGACGCTCGGCCTCATCGGCTTCGGCGGCATTGCGGCTGAAGCCGCACGCATGGCGGCCGGCTGCGGCATGAAGGTGATTGCCTGGAACAGAACGCCGAAGACGCATCCGGGTGTCGAATTCGTGTCGCTGGAGAAGCTGCTGGCCGAGAGCCACGTCGTCTCGCTGCACCTGCTCCTCAACGACGAGACCAAGGGTTTCCTGTCACGCGAGCGCATCGCGCAGATGCGCAAGGGCAGCATCCTGATCAACACCGCGCGCGGCGCGATCGTCGACGAAGATGCGATGCTGGACGCGCTGCGCTCGGGCCATATTGCTCATGCCGGCCTCGACGTCTTCACTGTCGAGCCGCTGCCCGCAGGTCATCCGCTTACAAAACTGCCGAATGTGACCCTGTCGGCGCATTCGGCGTTCCGCACGCCCGAGGCGAGCGACAATCTCATCGGCGCCGCGCTTGATCACTGCCGCCGCATCATCGCGACCGGCAAGTAA
- a CDS encoding RidA family protein — protein MSDITRIDQNARRSRASVFGDLVFLAGQVADTKTADITQQTKEALAKVDDMLARAGTDKSRLLSVQVWLKTMDDFDAMNAVYDAWVVPGNAPTRACGKVELADPAYRIEVIAIAARR, from the coding sequence ATGTCTGATATCACCCGCATCGACCAGAACGCCCGCCGCAGCCGCGCTTCCGTGTTCGGCGATCTCGTTTTTCTCGCAGGACAAGTCGCTGACACCAAGACCGCCGACATCACCCAGCAGACCAAGGAGGCGTTGGCGAAGGTCGACGACATGCTGGCGCGCGCCGGCACCGACAAGTCGCGCCTGCTCAGCGTGCAGGTCTGGCTGAAAACCATGGACGATTTCGACGCCATGAACGCGGTCTACGATGCCTGGGTCGTGCCCGGCAATGCGCCGACGCGTGCCTGCGGCAAGGTCGAGCTCGCCGATCCGGCCTACCGCATCGAGGTGATCGCAATCGCCGCGCGGCGCTGA
- a CDS encoding thiamine pyrophosphate-binding protein: MTIRNTRTGGQILIDQLVAQGVDRVTCVPGESYLAALDALHDSPIDVVICRAEGGAAMMAEAYGKLTGRPGVCFVTRGPGATNASHGVHIAMQDSTPMILFVGQVDTGMREREAFQELDYRAVFGSMAKWAVEIDRPDRIPELVARAFRVAMQGRPGPVVIALPENMLTETAAVADAMRIEPAVSWPAPSDLEQVGAMLASAKAPLVILGGSRWTDEATKSIARFAERFDLPVATSFRRASLIDADHSRYAGDLGIGPSPGLKARIDNADVILLIGGRMSEMPSSSYTLLDIPSPKQKLIHVHPGSEELGRIYQPALAIQATPAAFAAAIDTLKPSGAVAWKGEAAKAHADYLAWTDKARELPGTFQYGQVMTWLRDRLPKDAIVCNGAGNYAGWIHRHHRFHSFASQLAPTSGSMGYGVPAGVLAKRQYPDRVVVAFAGDGCFLMNGQEFATAVQYDAPLVVIVVDNSQYGTIRMHQERDYPGRVVGTQLKNPDFAMYAKAFGGHGERVERTEEFAPAFERALASGKPSILHCIIDPRAISVGKDFTPAVKA; the protein is encoded by the coding sequence ATGACCATCAGAAACACCCGCACCGGGGGCCAGATCCTGATCGACCAGCTGGTCGCGCAAGGCGTCGACCGCGTCACCTGCGTGCCCGGCGAGAGCTACCTTGCGGCGCTCGATGCGCTGCATGACAGCCCGATCGACGTCGTGATCTGCCGCGCCGAAGGCGGCGCCGCGATGATGGCGGAAGCCTACGGCAAACTCACGGGACGCCCGGGCGTCTGCTTCGTCACCCGCGGTCCCGGCGCGACCAATGCCAGCCACGGCGTTCACATCGCGATGCAGGACTCGACACCGATGATCCTGTTCGTCGGCCAGGTCGACACCGGCATGCGCGAGCGGGAGGCCTTCCAGGAACTCGACTATAGGGCCGTGTTCGGCTCGATGGCAAAATGGGCGGTCGAGATCGATCGTCCTGATCGCATTCCCGAACTGGTCGCACGCGCCTTCCGCGTCGCGATGCAGGGTCGCCCCGGTCCTGTCGTGATCGCGCTGCCGGAGAACATGCTTACCGAGACCGCGGCTGTCGCGGACGCGATGCGCATCGAGCCCGCCGTGAGCTGGCCGGCGCCATCGGATCTCGAGCAGGTCGGCGCGATGCTTGCGAGCGCCAAGGCGCCGCTGGTTATTCTCGGCGGCTCGCGCTGGACCGATGAAGCCACCAAGAGCATCGCGCGCTTTGCCGAACGGTTCGACCTGCCGGTCGCGACCTCGTTCCGCCGGGCCTCGCTGATCGACGCGGATCATTCGCGTTATGCCGGCGATCTCGGCATCGGGCCGAGCCCAGGCCTGAAAGCGCGCATCGACAACGCCGATGTGATTCTCCTCATCGGCGGCCGCATGTCGGAGATGCCGTCCTCGTCCTACACGCTGCTCGACATTCCCTCGCCGAAGCAGAAGTTGATCCATGTGCATCCGGGCTCGGAAGAGCTTGGCCGCATCTACCAGCCGGCGCTGGCGATCCAGGCGACGCCCGCCGCGTTCGCTGCGGCCATCGACACGCTCAAGCCTTCAGGCGCGGTTGCCTGGAAGGGCGAAGCCGCGAAGGCGCATGCCGACTATCTCGCCTGGACCGACAAGGCGCGCGAGCTGCCGGGTACGTTCCAGTACGGCCAGGTCATGACCTGGCTGCGCGACCGTCTGCCGAAGGACGCGATCGTCTGCAATGGCGCCGGAAATTATGCCGGCTGGATCCATCGCCATCACCGCTTCCACAGTTTTGCGTCGCAGCTCGCGCCGACCTCGGGCTCGATGGGTTATGGCGTGCCGGCGGGCGTACTGGCCAAGCGGCAATATCCTGATCGCGTCGTCGTCGCTTTTGCCGGTGACGGCTGCTTCCTGATGAACGGCCAGGAATTCGCCACCGCCGTGCAATACGACGCGCCGCTGGTCGTCATCGTCGTCGACAACTCGCAATACGGCACCATCCGCATGCATCAGGAGCGCGACTATCCCGGTCGCGTCGTCGGCACCCAGCTCAAGAACCCCGACTTCGCGATGTACGCAAAGGCGTTCGGCGGCCATGGCGAGCGCGTCGAGCGCACCGAAGAGTTCGCGCCGGCGTTCGAGCGTGCGCTGGCCTCAGGCAAGCCGTCGATCCTTCACTGCATCATCGATCCGCGCGCAATCTCGGTCGGCAAGGATTTTACGCCCGCGGTGAAGGCGTAA